A genomic segment from Bubalus kerabau isolate K-KA32 ecotype Philippines breed swamp buffalo chromosome 14, PCC_UOA_SB_1v2, whole genome shotgun sequence encodes:
- the SLC52A2 gene encoding solute carrier family 52, riboflavin transporter, member 2, producing MAAPPLGRLVLTHLLVALFGMGSWAAVNGIWVELPVVVKNLPEGWSLPSYLCVLVALGNLGLLVVTVWKRLAPGKGERVPIQVVQALSVVGTALLAPLWPQVTTVAGQEHSVAFLALAFVLALACCASNVTFLPFLSRLPPPFLRSFFLGQGLSALLPCVLALAQGVGRLECPPTPANGTPGPPLYFPERFPASTFFGILSTLLVISAAAFQGLLLLLPLPPSVPTGGPGPGLRVGTLGVEEEEEEEASPLQEPPSPAADATPSPEPVGPRLLSTHGAFLLGLLAVTNALTNGVLPAVQSYSCLPYGRLAYHLAVVLGSAANPLACFLAMGVLCRSLAGLGGLSLLGMFFGAYLMALAVLSPCPPLVGTSAGVVLVVVSWILCLGVFSYVKVAASSLLHGGGQPALLAAGVAIQVGSLLGAVAMFPPTSIYQVFHSGKDCVDPCGP from the exons ATGGCAGCACCCCCGCTGGGCCGTCTGGTGTTGACCCACCTGCTGGTAGCCCTCTTTGGCATGGGCtcatgggctgcagtcaatggtaTCTGGGTGGAGCTCCCTGTGGTGGTGAAGAACCTACCCGAGG GTTGGAGTCTCCCCTCCTACCTCTGTGTGCTTGTGGCTCtggggaacctgggtctcctggtggTGACCGTGTGGAAACGGCTGGCCCCGGGCAAGGGCGAGCGGGTCCCCATCCAGGTGGTGCAGGCACTGAGCGTGGTGGGCACGGCCCTGCTGGCCCCCTTGTGGCCGCAGGTGACCACAGTGGCGGGGCAGGAGCACTCCGTGGCCTTCCTGGCACTGGCCTTCGTGCTGGCGCTGGCCTGCTGTGCCTCTAACGTcactttcctgcctttcctgagcCGCCTGCCGCCTCCCTTCTTGCGGTCCTTCTTTCTGGGGCAAGGCCTCAGCGCTCTGCTACCCTGTGTGCTGGCTCTAGCGCAGGGTGTGGGCCGCCTCGAGTGCCCACCAACGCCCGCCAATGGCACCCCTGGGCCCCCCCTCTACTTCCCAGAGCGTTTTCCTGCCAGCACCTTCTTTGGGATCTTGTCCACCCTATTGGTCATTTCAGCTGCCGCCTTTCAGGGTCTCCTGCTGCTGTTGCCATTGCCGCCGTCTGTACCCACGGGCggcccagggccaggcctgcGGGTGGGAACCCTaggagtggaggaggaggaagaggaagaggcctCGCCCCTGCAGGAACCCCCCAGCCCGGCGGCAGACGCCACCCCCAGTCCAGAACCTGTGGGCCCCAGGCTGCTCTCCACCCACGGTGCCTTCCTGCTGGGCCTGTTGGCCGTCACCAACGCTCTGACCAACGGCGTGCTGCCTGCTGTGCAGAGCTATTCCTGCTTGCCTTACGGGCGCCTCGCCTACCACTTGGCTGTGGTGCTGGGCAGTGCTGCCAACCCACTCGCCTGCTTTCTAGCCATGGGTGTTCTGTGCAG GTCCCTGGCAGGGCTGGGCGGTCTTTCTCTGCTGGGCATGTTCTTTGGGGCCTACCTGATGGCACTGGCAGTCCTGAGTCCCTGCCCACCCCTTGTGGGCACCTCCGCAGGGGTGGTCCTTGTG GTGGTGTCGTGGATTCTGTGTCTGGGCGTGTTCTCGTACGTGAAGGTGGCTGCCAGCTCGCTCCTGCATGGTGGGGGCCAGCCGGCATTGCTGGCCGCTGGTGTGGCCATCCAGGTGGGCTCCCTGCTCGGCGCCGTGGCCATGTTCCCTCCCACCAGCATCTACCAAGTGTTCCACAGCGGGAAGGACTGCGTGGACCCCTGTGGCCCCTAA
- the FBXL6 gene encoding F-box/LRR-repeat protein 6 isoform X2, translating to MASGTAGRARRARRRVRVVHPAAARTRSAEDWWWDRLAPSGSGYHLLQSDSMLLVLPGPGPARPRAQRRAARRAQRLRSPGSRAAEAKPRTAPAPTPLQEPDPGWGDRVPLEILLQIFGLLVAADGPIPFLGRAARVCRRWNEAASQPALWHTLTLSPPLAGRPAKSGAKAEKKLLSSLEWLMPNRFSQLQRLTLIHWKSQLHPVLKLVSESCPRLSFLKLSDCHGVTPDALIMLAKACPQLHSLDIQHSMVESTAVVSFLEEAGPRMQKLWLTYNSQTTAILGALLGSCCPQLQVLEVSTGLNHNITPLQLPVEALQKGCPQLQPSGRAMTPGPGFPSLEELCLASSTCNFVSNEVLGRLLHGSPHLRLLDLRGCARITPAGLHDLPCQELEQLHLGLYGMSDRLTLAKEGSPLLTQKWCHSLRELDLSGQGFSEKDLEQALAAFSGSPGGSHLALCSLNLRGTRVTPGTVSSVISSCPGLRYLNLESCRCLPRGLKRAYRGPEEVQWCLEQLLTTLPSPS from the exons ATGGCTTCAGGGACTGCAGGGCGGGCCCGCAGGGCCCGGCGCAGAGTCCGGGTCGTGCACCCGGCCGCGGCGCGGACCCGCTCGGCGGAAGACTGGTGGTGGGATCGACTTGCTCCGAGCGGCTCAGGATACCACCTGCTGCAGTCAGACAGCATGCTGCTGGTGCTGCCAGGCCCGGGGCCCGCCCGCCCCCGCGCGCAGAGGCGCGCCGCCCGCCGAGCTCAGCGGCTGCGGTCCCCGGGGTCCCGTGCGGCCGAGGCCAAACCCAGGACCGCGCCCGCGCCCACGCCGCTGCAGGAGCCCGACCCGGGCTGGGGCGACCGCGTTCCCCTGGAAATCCTGCTGCAAATTTTCGGGTTGCTGGTGGCGGCTGATGGGCCTATACCGTTTCTCGGCAG GGCTGCGCGCGTGTGCCGCCGCTGGAACGAGGCCGCCTCCCAGCCTGCGCTCTGGCACACCCTGACCCTGTCTCCCCCGCTGGCTGGCCGCCCCGCCAAGAGTGGGGCCAAGGCTGAGAAAAAGCTCCTTTCTTCCCTGGAGTGGCTTATGCCCAATCG GTTCTCACAGCTCCAGAGGCTGACTCTCATCCACTGGAAGTCCCAGCTACACCCTGTGTTGAAG CTGGTTAGCGAGTCCTGTCCTCGGCTCAGCTTCCTCAAGCTTTCTGACTGTCATGGTGTGACCCCTGACGCTCTGATCATGCTAGCCAAAGCCTGTCCTCAGCTCCACAGCCTGGACATACAGCACTCAATG GTGGAGTCCACGGCTGTGGTAAGCTTCTTGGAGGAAGCTGGACCCCGAATGCAGAAGCTGTGGCTGACCTACAACTCCCAGACAACAGCCATCTTGGGTGCACTGCTG GGCAGCTGCTGCCCACAGCTCCAGGTCCTGGAGGTGAGCACTGGCCTCAACCACAACATCACTCCCCTCCAGCTGCCTGTAGAGGCCCTGCAGAAAGGCTGCCCCCAGCTGCAG CCTTCCGGGCGAGCGATGACTCCTGGCCCAGGTTTCCCCAGCCTTGAGGAGCTCTGCCTTGCTAGCTCCACCTGTAACTTTGTGAGCAACGAGGTCCTGGGCCGCCTGCTCCATGGCTCCCCTCACCTGCGCCTGCTGGATCTGCGCGGCTGTGCTCGGATCACGCCTGCTGGCCTGCACGATCTGCCGTGTCAGG AGCTGGAGCAGCTTCACCTGGGCCTGTACGGCATGTCAGACCGGCTGACTCTAGCCAAGGAAGGCAGCCCTCTGCTCACCCAGAAGTGGTGTCACAGTCTGCGGGAGCTGGACTTGAGTGGCCAGGGCTTCAGTGAGAAGGATCTGGAGCAGGCCTTAGCTGCCTTCTCAGGCAGCCCTGGGGGCTCCCACCTGGCCCTGTGCTCCCTCAACCTCAGGGGCACTCGGGTCACACCGGGCACAGTCAG cTCTGTGATAAGCAGCTGCCCAGGTCTGCGGTACCTCAACCTGGAGTCCTGCCGCTGCCTTCCCCGGGGCCTGAAGCGGGCCTACAGGGGCCCAGAGGAAGTCCAATGGTGCCTGGAGCAGCTGCTCaccaccctgccctcccccagctag
- the FBXL6 gene encoding F-box/LRR-repeat protein 6 isoform X1, whose amino-acid sequence MASGTAGRARRARRRVRVVHPAAARTRSAEDWWWDRLAPSGSGYHLLQSDSMLLVLPGPGPARPRAQRRAARRAQRLRSPGSRAAEAKPRTAPAPTPLQEPDPGWGDRVPLEILLQIFGLLVAADGPIPFLGRAARVCRRWNEAASQPALWHTLTLSPPLAGRPAKSGAKAEKKLLSSLEWLMPNRFSQLQRLTLIHWKSQLHPVLKLVSESCPRLSFLKLSDCHGVTPDALIMLAKACPQLHSLDIQHSMVESTAVVSFLEEAGPRMQKLWLTYNSQTTAILGALLGSCCPQLQVLEVSTGLNHNITPLQLPVEALQKGCPQLQVLRLLNLMWLPKPSGRAMTPGPGFPSLEELCLASSTCNFVSNEVLGRLLHGSPHLRLLDLRGCARITPAGLHDLPCQELEQLHLGLYGMSDRLTLAKEGSPLLTQKWCHSLRELDLSGQGFSEKDLEQALAAFSGSPGGSHLALCSLNLRGTRVTPGTVSSVISSCPGLRYLNLESCRCLPRGLKRAYRGPEEVQWCLEQLLTTLPSPS is encoded by the exons ATGGCTTCAGGGACTGCAGGGCGGGCCCGCAGGGCCCGGCGCAGAGTCCGGGTCGTGCACCCGGCCGCGGCGCGGACCCGCTCGGCGGAAGACTGGTGGTGGGATCGACTTGCTCCGAGCGGCTCAGGATACCACCTGCTGCAGTCAGACAGCATGCTGCTGGTGCTGCCAGGCCCGGGGCCCGCCCGCCCCCGCGCGCAGAGGCGCGCCGCCCGCCGAGCTCAGCGGCTGCGGTCCCCGGGGTCCCGTGCGGCCGAGGCCAAACCCAGGACCGCGCCCGCGCCCACGCCGCTGCAGGAGCCCGACCCGGGCTGGGGCGACCGCGTTCCCCTGGAAATCCTGCTGCAAATTTTCGGGTTGCTGGTGGCGGCTGATGGGCCTATACCGTTTCTCGGCAG GGCTGCGCGCGTGTGCCGCCGCTGGAACGAGGCCGCCTCCCAGCCTGCGCTCTGGCACACCCTGACCCTGTCTCCCCCGCTGGCTGGCCGCCCCGCCAAGAGTGGGGCCAAGGCTGAGAAAAAGCTCCTTTCTTCCCTGGAGTGGCTTATGCCCAATCG GTTCTCACAGCTCCAGAGGCTGACTCTCATCCACTGGAAGTCCCAGCTACACCCTGTGTTGAAG CTGGTTAGCGAGTCCTGTCCTCGGCTCAGCTTCCTCAAGCTTTCTGACTGTCATGGTGTGACCCCTGACGCTCTGATCATGCTAGCCAAAGCCTGTCCTCAGCTCCACAGCCTGGACATACAGCACTCAATG GTGGAGTCCACGGCTGTGGTAAGCTTCTTGGAGGAAGCTGGACCCCGAATGCAGAAGCTGTGGCTGACCTACAACTCCCAGACAACAGCCATCTTGGGTGCACTGCTG GGCAGCTGCTGCCCACAGCTCCAGGTCCTGGAGGTGAGCACTGGCCTCAACCACAACATCACTCCCCTCCAGCTGCCTGTAGAGGCCCTGCAGAAAGGCTGCCCCCAGCTGCAG GTGCTGCGGCTGTTGAACCTGATGTGGCTGCCCAAGCCTTCCGGGCGAGCGATGACTCCTGGCCCAGGTTTCCCCAGCCTTGAGGAGCTCTGCCTTGCTAGCTCCACCTGTAACTTTGTGAGCAACGAGGTCCTGGGCCGCCTGCTCCATGGCTCCCCTCACCTGCGCCTGCTGGATCTGCGCGGCTGTGCTCGGATCACGCCTGCTGGCCTGCACGATCTGCCGTGTCAGG AGCTGGAGCAGCTTCACCTGGGCCTGTACGGCATGTCAGACCGGCTGACTCTAGCCAAGGAAGGCAGCCCTCTGCTCACCCAGAAGTGGTGTCACAGTCTGCGGGAGCTGGACTTGAGTGGCCAGGGCTTCAGTGAGAAGGATCTGGAGCAGGCCTTAGCTGCCTTCTCAGGCAGCCCTGGGGGCTCCCACCTGGCCCTGTGCTCCCTCAACCTCAGGGGCACTCGGGTCACACCGGGCACAGTCAG cTCTGTGATAAGCAGCTGCCCAGGTCTGCGGTACCTCAACCTGGAGTCCTGCCGCTGCCTTCCCCGGGGCCTGAAGCGGGCCTACAGGGGCCCAGAGGAAGTCCAATGGTGCCTGGAGCAGCTGCTCaccaccctgccctcccccagctag
- the FBXL6 gene encoding F-box/LRR-repeat protein 6 isoform X3, producing the protein MASGTAGRARRARRRVRVVHPAAARTRSAEDWWWDRLAPSGSGYHLLQSDSMLLVLPGPGPARPRAQRRAARRAQRLRSPGSRAAEAKPRTAPAPTPLQEPDPGWGDRVPLEILLQIFGLLVAADGPIPFLGRAARVCRRWNEAASQPALWHTLTLSPPLAGRPAKSGAKAEKKLLSSLEWLMPNRFSQLQRLTLIHWKSQLHPVLKLVSESCPRLSFLKLSDCHGVTPDALIMLAKACPQLHSLDIQHSMVESTAVVSFLEEAGPRMQKLWLTYNSQTTAILGALLGSCCPQLQVLEVLRLLNLMWLPKPSGRAMTPGPGFPSLEELCLASSTCNFVSNEVLGRLLHGSPHLRLLDLRGCARITPAGLHDLPCQELEQLHLGLYGMSDRLTLAKEGSPLLTQKWCHSLRELDLSGQGFSEKDLEQALAAFSGSPGGSHLALCSLNLRGTRVTPGTVSSVISSCPGLRYLNLESCRCLPRGLKRAYRGPEEVQWCLEQLLTTLPSPS; encoded by the exons ATGGCTTCAGGGACTGCAGGGCGGGCCCGCAGGGCCCGGCGCAGAGTCCGGGTCGTGCACCCGGCCGCGGCGCGGACCCGCTCGGCGGAAGACTGGTGGTGGGATCGACTTGCTCCGAGCGGCTCAGGATACCACCTGCTGCAGTCAGACAGCATGCTGCTGGTGCTGCCAGGCCCGGGGCCCGCCCGCCCCCGCGCGCAGAGGCGCGCCGCCCGCCGAGCTCAGCGGCTGCGGTCCCCGGGGTCCCGTGCGGCCGAGGCCAAACCCAGGACCGCGCCCGCGCCCACGCCGCTGCAGGAGCCCGACCCGGGCTGGGGCGACCGCGTTCCCCTGGAAATCCTGCTGCAAATTTTCGGGTTGCTGGTGGCGGCTGATGGGCCTATACCGTTTCTCGGCAG GGCTGCGCGCGTGTGCCGCCGCTGGAACGAGGCCGCCTCCCAGCCTGCGCTCTGGCACACCCTGACCCTGTCTCCCCCGCTGGCTGGCCGCCCCGCCAAGAGTGGGGCCAAGGCTGAGAAAAAGCTCCTTTCTTCCCTGGAGTGGCTTATGCCCAATCG GTTCTCACAGCTCCAGAGGCTGACTCTCATCCACTGGAAGTCCCAGCTACACCCTGTGTTGAAG CTGGTTAGCGAGTCCTGTCCTCGGCTCAGCTTCCTCAAGCTTTCTGACTGTCATGGTGTGACCCCTGACGCTCTGATCATGCTAGCCAAAGCCTGTCCTCAGCTCCACAGCCTGGACATACAGCACTCAATG GTGGAGTCCACGGCTGTGGTAAGCTTCTTGGAGGAAGCTGGACCCCGAATGCAGAAGCTGTGGCTGACCTACAACTCCCAGACAACAGCCATCTTGGGTGCACTGCTG GGCAGCTGCTGCCCACAGCTCCAGGTCCTGGAG GTGCTGCGGCTGTTGAACCTGATGTGGCTGCCCAAGCCTTCCGGGCGAGCGATGACTCCTGGCCCAGGTTTCCCCAGCCTTGAGGAGCTCTGCCTTGCTAGCTCCACCTGTAACTTTGTGAGCAACGAGGTCCTGGGCCGCCTGCTCCATGGCTCCCCTCACCTGCGCCTGCTGGATCTGCGCGGCTGTGCTCGGATCACGCCTGCTGGCCTGCACGATCTGCCGTGTCAGG AGCTGGAGCAGCTTCACCTGGGCCTGTACGGCATGTCAGACCGGCTGACTCTAGCCAAGGAAGGCAGCCCTCTGCTCACCCAGAAGTGGTGTCACAGTCTGCGGGAGCTGGACTTGAGTGGCCAGGGCTTCAGTGAGAAGGATCTGGAGCAGGCCTTAGCTGCCTTCTCAGGCAGCCCTGGGGGCTCCCACCTGGCCCTGTGCTCCCTCAACCTCAGGGGCACTCGGGTCACACCGGGCACAGTCAG cTCTGTGATAAGCAGCTGCCCAGGTCTGCGGTACCTCAACCTGGAGTCCTGCCGCTGCCTTCCCCGGGGCCTGAAGCGGGCCTACAGGGGCCCAGAGGAAGTCCAATGGTGCCTGGAGCAGCTGCTCaccaccctgccctcccccagctag
- the TMEM249 gene encoding cation channel sperm-associated auxiliary subunit TMEM249 encodes MTEAPRPTWGGLFRARALALPPRAASRSPVSSCVLAASPPVFVLEYYLDTLWKGTLLFIVCILLISFGLVSEVQKQETWGFPAYGVGVGLWLMISSLPRRRLVLNHARGVYHFSIQGRTVCQGPMHLVYVRLALNSDAYRRCFFQLVLCGHKLEPLVLVQLSERYEQMEYLGRYIARKLNINYFDCLATSYRHVVRHWPLGTTFSPGIVLRKTGAYEGNPQWDPDV; translated from the exons ATGACCGAGGCCCCGCGCCCTACATGGGGCGGGCTGTTCCGGGCCCGAGCCCTGGCGCTGCCACCTCGAGCAGCGAGCAGGAGCCCGGTATCCTCATGCGTCCTCGCCGCGTCGCCCCCAGTCTTCGTGCTCGAGTACTACCTGGACACGCTGTGGAAGGGGACGCTGCTCTTCATAGTATGCATCTTGCTCATCAGCTTCGGTCTCGTGAGCGAG GTGcagaagcaggagacctggggcttccctgcctACGGCGTGGGCGTGGGCCTGTGGCTTATGATCTCGTCGCTGCCGCGGCGCCGCCTGGTGCTGAACCACGCGCGTGGCGTGTACCATTTCTCCATCCAGGGCCGCACCGTGTGTCAGGGCCCCATGCACCTGGTCTACGTGCGCCTGGCGCTCAACTCGGACG CCTATCGAAGGTGCTTCTTCCAGCTGGTTCTGTGCGGCCACAAGCTGGAGCCGCTGGTGCTGGTGCAGCTGTCGGAGCGCTATGAG CAAATGGAATACCTGGGCCGGTACATTGCCCGGAAGCTCAACATTAACTACTTTGACTGCCTGGCCACATCGTACCGGCACGTGGTCCGCCACTGGCCGCTGGGGACCACCTTCAGCCCGGGCATCGTGCTGCGC